A genomic region of Roseateles amylovorans contains the following coding sequences:
- the ybiB gene encoding DNA-binding protein YbiB, translating to MDYAPLIKEIGRGARGARDLTRDQARELFGALLDGTVPDLERGAILIAMRIKGESQDELLGFVDAMQARTARLTAPADGPRTVVLPTFNGARKQANLMPLVALLLARRGVPVLIHGRHDFDSRISPFELFAALGLPVSMDTAEGTRRLASPEPLAILPTAVLNPGLDAMMAERPRLGLRNSSHSVAKLMDPLPGRSVRVVAVTHPEYVDSMGQALPVLSADGGRALLMRASEGEAYLHLRRKAHLQGFADGQAIDLQPSVNEDLDWPLSPACEPAENAALIRAILAGDEPIPPRIVDQLAALERLARDA from the coding sequence ATGGACTACGCCCCCCTCATCAAGGAAATCGGCCGCGGCGCTCGCGGCGCGCGCGACTTGACCCGCGACCAAGCGCGGGAACTCTTCGGCGCGCTGCTGGACGGCACGGTGCCCGATCTGGAACGCGGCGCGATCCTGATCGCGATGCGCATCAAGGGCGAAAGCCAGGACGAGTTGCTCGGCTTCGTCGACGCCATGCAGGCCCGCACCGCGCGCCTCACCGCGCCGGCCGACGGACCGCGCACCGTCGTCCTGCCCACCTTCAACGGCGCCCGCAAGCAAGCCAACCTGATGCCGCTGGTGGCGCTGCTGCTGGCGCGTCGCGGTGTGCCGGTGCTGATCCATGGTCGACATGATTTCGACAGCCGCATCAGCCCCTTCGAGCTGTTCGCCGCGCTCGGTCTGCCCGTCAGCATGGATACCGCTGAGGGGACACGTCGACTGGCCTCGCCCGAACCGCTGGCCATCCTGCCCACCGCCGTGCTCAATCCGGGCCTGGACGCGATGATGGCTGAGCGCCCTCGCCTGGGCCTGCGCAACAGCAGCCACAGCGTGGCCAAGCTGATGGACCCATTGCCCGGACGCAGCGTGCGGGTGGTGGCCGTGACCCATCCCGAATATGTGGACAGCATGGGCCAAGCCCTGCCGGTGCTCAGCGCCGACGGCGGACGCGCCCTGCTGATGCGCGCCAGCGAAGGCGAGGCCTATCTGCACCTGCGCCGCAAAGCCCATCTGCAAGGCTTCGCGGATGGGCAAGCCATCGATCTCCAGCCGTCGGTCAACGAGGATCTGGACTGGCCGCTCTCCCCGGCCTGCGAACCCGCCGAGAACGCCGCATTGATTCGCGCCATCCTGGCGGGCGATGAACCTATCCCGCCGCGCATCGTGGACCAATTGGCCGCCTTGGAGCGGCTCGCCCGCGACGCCTGA
- a CDS encoding nitrite/sulfite reductase, with the protein MYAYTDFDRQFVHARAAQFRDQLERHLAGQLPDDDFRALRLQNGWYIQRHAPMLRIAVPYGVLSARQMRQLARIAREHDRGYGHFTTRQNLQFNWIPLPQSADVMDLLAEVDMHGIQTSGNCIRNITADVTAGVAADELVDPRPYAEVLRQWSTLHPEFAFLPRKFKIAISGAKEDRAAIGWHDIGLQLRKNDAGDVGFQVLVGGGMGRTPIVGQEIHAFVPWQDILLYLEAIVRTYNRFGRRDNMYKARIKILVKAEGQAFFDAVNAEYQAILSDDTGSHEQIIPAAELARVAASFVEPAGVTPTASVDIFAGASPAYRRWLERNVHAHRVSGYRSVTLSLKRLGLPPGDATDAQMDAAADLSDRYSHGELRVSHDQNLLLPWVREADLPALYEAAKAEGFATPNIGLLTDMIVCPGGDFCALANARSIPVAAEITERFQDLDELWDIGDIDLHISGCINSCGHHHSGHIGVLGVDKDGTEWYQITLGGSDGSTLSGAAVPGKVIGPSFAADEAADAVEAVIATYRRERQPGERFIATVRRIGLDAFKQATNAIRRTTAVH; encoded by the coding sequence ATGTACGCCTATACCGATTTCGACCGCCAGTTCGTCCACGCCCGCGCCGCGCAGTTCCGCGACCAGCTCGAACGCCATCTGGCGGGTCAGTTGCCTGATGACGATTTCCGGGCGCTGCGCCTGCAGAACGGCTGGTACATCCAGCGCCATGCGCCGATGCTGCGCATCGCCGTGCCGTATGGCGTGCTGTCGGCGCGGCAGATGCGGCAGCTCGCCCGCATCGCCCGGGAGCACGACCGCGGCTATGGCCACTTCACCACCCGCCAGAACCTGCAGTTCAACTGGATCCCGCTGCCGCAATCGGCCGACGTGATGGACCTGCTGGCCGAGGTCGACATGCATGGCATCCAGACCAGCGGCAACTGCATCCGCAACATCACCGCCGACGTGACCGCCGGCGTGGCTGCGGATGAGCTGGTCGACCCCCGACCCTATGCCGAAGTGCTGCGCCAGTGGAGCACGCTGCATCCCGAATTCGCCTTCCTGCCGCGCAAGTTCAAGATTGCCATCTCCGGCGCGAAGGAAGACCGGGCCGCCATCGGCTGGCATGACATCGGCCTGCAACTGCGCAAGAACGACGCCGGTGACGTCGGCTTCCAGGTGCTGGTGGGCGGCGGCATGGGCCGCACCCCGATCGTCGGTCAGGAGATTCATGCCTTCGTGCCGTGGCAGGACATCCTGCTCTATCTCGAAGCGATCGTGCGCACCTACAACCGCTTCGGCCGGCGCGACAACATGTACAAGGCCCGCATCAAGATTCTGGTGAAAGCCGAGGGCCAAGCCTTCTTCGATGCGGTCAATGCCGAATACCAGGCCATCCTGAGCGACGACACTGGCAGCCACGAGCAGATCATTCCCGCGGCCGAACTGGCGCGCGTGGCCGCGAGCTTCGTCGAGCCGGCCGGTGTGACGCCGACCGCCTCGGTGGACATCTTCGCCGGTGCCTCGCCCGCCTATCGCCGCTGGCTGGAGCGCAATGTGCATGCGCACCGGGTGAGCGGCTATCGGTCGGTGACCCTCTCGCTCAAGCGCCTGGGCCTGCCGCCCGGTGACGCCACCGACGCCCAGATGGATGCCGCCGCCGACCTGTCGGACCGCTACAGCCATGGCGAGCTGCGCGTCTCCCATGACCAGAACCTGCTGCTGCCCTGGGTGCGTGAGGCCGACCTGCCGGCGCTGTATGAAGCGGCCAAGGCCGAAGGCTTCGCCACGCCCAACATCGGCCTGCTGACCGACATGATCGTCTGCCCCGGCGGCGACTTCTGCGCCCTGGCCAATGCCCGTTCCATTCCGGTGGCCGCCGAGATCACCGAGCGCTTCCAGGACCTGGACGAGCTCTGGGACATCGGCGACATCGACCTGCACATCAGCGGTTGCATCAACAGCTGCGGCCACCACCACAGCGGTCACATCGGCGTGCTCGGGGTCGACAAGGACGGCACCGAGTGGTATCAGATCACCCTGGGCGGCTCGGACGGTTCGACGCTGTCCGGCGCGGCGGTCCCGGGCAAGGTGATCGGTCCGTCCTTCGCTGCCGACGAGGCCGCCGATGCGGTCGAAGCGGTGATCGCCACCTACCGGCGCGAGCGCCAGCCGGGCGAGCGCTTCATCGCCACGGTTCGCCGCATCGGGCTGGACGCCTTCAAGCAGGCGACCAACGCCATCCGCCGTACCACCGCCGTTCACTGA
- a CDS encoding flavin reductase family protein yields the protein MHTYDPSSPNLAHNPFNAIVGPRPIGWMSTKSKSGQVNLAPYSFFTALNYTPPIIGFSSIGRKDSLRNIEETGEFVWNLATRELAEAMNATCAAVPHGVNEFQLGHLTEVASVKVAPPRVGESPVAFECKVSQIIRLTSAENQPVDTWMIMGEVVLMHIAPHLLKNGVFDTAAAGLILRGGGPGDYFELGEKFVMKRPE from the coding sequence ATGCACACCTACGACCCCTCCTCGCCGAACCTTGCGCACAATCCGTTCAACGCCATCGTCGGGCCCCGTCCGATTGGCTGGATGTCCACGAAGAGCAAGTCGGGCCAAGTGAATCTGGCGCCGTACAGCTTCTTCACCGCGCTGAACTACACGCCGCCGATCATTGGCTTTTCCAGCATCGGACGGAAGGATTCGCTGCGCAACATCGAAGAGACCGGGGAGTTCGTGTGGAACCTCGCGACGCGCGAATTGGCCGAGGCCATGAATGCCACCTGCGCGGCCGTGCCGCACGGCGTCAATGAATTCCAGCTCGGGCACCTGACCGAGGTCGCCTCAGTCAAGGTGGCACCGCCGCGCGTCGGCGAAAGCCCTGTCGCGTTCGAGTGCAAGGTATCCCAGATCATCCGCTTGACATCGGCGGAGAACCAGCCGGTCGACACCTGGATGATCATGGGTGAGGTCGTGCTCATGCACATCGCCCCTCACCTGTTGAAAAACGGCGTGTTCGACACCGCAGCCGCCGGGCTGATCCTGCGCGGCGGCGGCCCCGGGGACTACTTCGAACTGGGCGAGAAGTTCGTGATGAAGCGGCCCGAGTAG
- a CDS encoding Lrp/AsnC family transcriptional regulator gives MDTLDQQLIALLRQDARASIATLAHKLKVSRGTVTNRLTKLEDTGQIVGYTVRLRADVAPKQISAWMSIAVEGNRTREVVGILLGEPGVAGLFDTNGRWDLLAELRADSLSELAEILERVRLIKGIGATETSIHLQTYKLA, from the coding sequence GTGGACACACTCGACCAGCAATTGATCGCCCTGCTGCGGCAGGATGCGCGCGCCAGCATCGCGACGCTGGCCCACAAGCTGAAGGTGTCGCGCGGCACGGTGACCAACCGGCTGACCAAGCTGGAGGACACCGGCCAGATCGTCGGCTACACGGTCCGCCTGCGGGCCGATGTGGCGCCCAAGCAGATCAGCGCCTGGATGAGCATTGCGGTGGAAGGCAACCGCACGCGGGAGGTGGTCGGCATTCTGCTCGGCGAGCCCGGCGTGGCGGGGCTGTTCGACACCAACGGACGCTGGGACCTGCTCGCTGAACTGCGGGCCGACAGCCTCAGCGAGTTGGCGGAGATCCTGGAACGTGTGCGGCTGATCAAGGGCATCGGTGCCACCGAAACCAGCATCCACCTGCAGACCTACAAGCTGGCCTGA
- a CDS encoding ornithine cyclodeaminase, translated as MTRLLTTGDIARIVQHHGLADSFRQLTRYLTEDYRRWQEFDKSARVANHSDEGVIELMPIADATSYSFKYVNGHPKNHRVGLPTVMAFGVLADVATGTPTLLSELTLSTALRTAATSALAAQHLARPDARRMALIGNGAQSEFQALAFHHLLGIDEIRLYDIDTAATEKLIRHLGRVPGLRLVRCASTAEAVRGADIVTTVTADKRNATIITPDMIEPGMHLNAVGGDCPGKTELHRDVLARATVFVEYEPQSRIEGDLQQMPEDFPVTELWRVLRGEVVARRQADEVTVFDSVGFALEDFATLRWLRDQSQALGLGQDLALVPALRDPKDLFDELGLTAGLAGVEPIAAAQGRPGTAVASPVPAKPVAQPA; from the coding sequence ATGACCCGATTACTCACCACCGGCGACATCGCCCGCATCGTCCAGCACCACGGCCTGGCCGACAGCTTCCGGCAACTGACCCGCTACCTCACCGAGGACTACCGGCGCTGGCAGGAGTTCGACAAGAGCGCCCGCGTCGCCAACCATTCGGACGAGGGCGTGATCGAGCTGATGCCGATTGCCGACGCCACCTCCTACAGCTTCAAGTATGTCAACGGTCACCCCAAAAACCACCGCGTGGGCCTGCCCACGGTGATGGCTTTCGGCGTGCTCGCCGATGTGGCCACCGGCACACCGACCCTGCTGTCGGAGCTGACCCTGAGCACGGCGCTGCGCACGGCCGCCACCTCGGCGCTGGCTGCGCAACACCTGGCACGTCCGGATGCACGACGCATGGCCCTGATCGGCAACGGCGCGCAGAGCGAGTTCCAGGCGCTGGCCTTCCATCATCTGCTGGGCATCGACGAGATCCGCCTCTACGACATCGACACCGCTGCCACCGAGAAGCTGATCCGCCATCTCGGCCGCGTGCCGGGCCTGCGCCTGGTGCGTTGTGCCAGCACGGCGGAGGCGGTGCGCGGCGCCGACATCGTCACCACCGTGACGGCCGACAAGCGCAACGCGACCATCATCACGCCGGACATGATCGAGCCGGGCATGCATTTGAATGCGGTCGGCGGGGATTGCCCGGGCAAGACCGAGCTGCACCGCGACGTGCTGGCCCGGGCGACGGTGTTCGTGGAATACGAGCCGCAGTCGCGCATTGAAGGCGATCTGCAGCAGATGCCAGAGGACTTCCCGGTCACTGAGCTGTGGCGGGTGCTGCGTGGCGAAGTCGTCGCCCGTCGCCAAGCCGACGAAGTGACGGTGTTCGACTCGGTCGGATTCGCGCTGGAGGACTTCGCCACGCTGCGTTGGCTGCGCGACCAGTCGCAGGCGCTGGGACTGGGCCAGGATCTGGCGCTGGTGCCGGCGCTGCGGGATCCGAAGGATTTGTTCGATGAGCTCGGGCTGACTGCGGGCTTGGCCGGCGTGGAGCCGATCGCGGCCGCGCAGGGGCGTCCTGGAACTGCTGTGGCGAGCCCTGTTCCAGCGAAGCCGGTGGCACAGCCCGCCTGA